One window from the genome of Salvia miltiorrhiza cultivar Shanhuang (shh) chromosome 7, IMPLAD_Smil_shh, whole genome shotgun sequence encodes:
- the LOC130994668 gene encoding lysophospholipid acyltransferase 1-like produces MELPELDSMASAIGLSVPVLRFLLCFAATIPVSFFHRFVPGGPAARHFYAAATGALLSYLSFGFSSNLHFIVPMLLGYASMVFCRNYCGILTFFLAFGYLIGCHVYYMSGDAWKEGGIDATGSLMVITLKVISCVINYNDGVLKEEDLREAQKRNRLPKLPSLLEYFGYCLCCGSHFAGPVYEMKDYLDWTERKGIWEPTKQGLSPSPYLATFRAVLQAAVCMGLYLYLVPHFPLSRFTEPVYQEYGFWKRLSYQYMSGFTARWKYYFIWSISEASIIISGFGFSGWTDSDPPKHRWDRAKNVDILGVELAKSSVQLPLVWNIQVSTWLRHYVYERLIQNGKKPGFFQLLATQTVSAVWHGLYPGYIIFFVQSATMIAGSRVLYRWQQASQSSLIKKLFTFVNFAYTLLVLNYSSVGFMVLSMRETVAAYGSVYYIGTVVPIVLILLGKVIKPAKPSRAKARKDQ; encoded by the exons ATGGAGCTGCCGGAGTTGGATTCCATGGCTTCCGCCATCGGATTATCGGTCCCGGTGCTCCGCTTCCTACTCTGCTTCGCCGCCACCATCCCAGTCAGCTTCTTCCACCGCTTCGTTCCAGGTGGTCCGGCGGCGCGCCACTTCTACGCCGCCGCCACCGGAGCTCTCCTCTCCTACCTCTCCTTTGGATTCTCGTcgaatttgcatttcattgtgCCGATGCTTCTAGGATACGCGTCCATGGTGTTCTGCCGGAACTACTGTGGAATCCTTACTTTCTTCCTCGCCTTTGGTTACCTCATTGGCTG CCATGTGTATTACATGAGTGGTGATGCATGGAAGGAAGGGGGTATAGATGCTACAG GTTCTCTGATGGTGATAACACTAAAAGTCATATCATGTGTCATTAATTACAATGATGGAGTTCTAAAAGAGGAAGATTTACGTGAGGCTCAAAAGCGGAACCGGTTACCAAAGCTGCCATCTTTGCTTGAGTACTTTGGTTACTGTCTGTGTTGTGGAAGTCACTTTGCTGGTCCAGTGTATGAAATGAAGGATTATTTGGACTGGACTGAGAGGAAAGGg ATTTGGGAACCTACAAAGCAGGGATTATCCCCCTCTCCTTATTTGGCAACTTTCAGAGCTGTTCTGCAAGCTGCTGTATGTATGGGATTATATCTCTATCTTGTACCACATTTCCCACTTTCTCGATTCACAGAACCAGTATACCAAGAGTATGGCTTCTGGAAACGATTAAGCTACCAGTACATGTCAGGCTTCACTGCTCGTTGGAAATATTATTTCATTTGGTCCATCTCAGAAGCTTCTATTATAATATCTGGTTTTGGATTTTCTGGCTGGACTGATTCGGATCCACCCAAACATCGATGGGACCGTGCAAAGAACGTTGATATACTAGGAGTTGAGTTGGCAAAGAGTTCCGTGCAGTTACCCCTTGTATGGAATATTCAAGTTAGCACCTGGCTCAGGCACT ATGTCTATGAGAGGCTGATTCAGAATGGAAAGAAACCAGGCTTCTTCCAGTTGCTGGCCACCCAAACTGTCAGTGCAGTCTGGCAT GGATTATATCCTGGGTACATCATCTTCTTCGTTCAATCTGCTACGATGATTGCTGGTTCAAGAG TTCTTTACAGATGGCAGCAAGCTAGCCAATCGTCTCTGATTAAGAAGCTGTTCACGTTTGTGAACTTTGCTTACACACTTCTCGTTCTGAACTACTCCAGCGTTGGTTTCATG GTGCTAAGCATGCGCGAAACAGTTGCCGCCTACGGAAGTGTTTACTATATTGGAACGGT
- the LOC130994345 gene encoding uncharacterized protein LOC130994345 — MYNTIHIDEKWFYLTKTNDRYYLLPDEEEPHRTCKSKRHIEKIMFMCAAARPIIDEDGTVIFDGKLGIYPFITTEPAQRNSKNRVKGTLEVKAIAAITKPIIRDCLIKQMVPDFMAKWPKTSSKHIYIQQDNAKPHIQANDPEFQAVANTNGFKFQLVCQPANSPDTNVNDLGFFRAIQSLKDQKPAKNVEELLENVKAAYEEYPPEKLNNVFLTLQGCYQEIIKCKGGNNYKIPHMNKERLSRQGILPRCIQVEESLVKESLEFLQMESSEEGEILRLEDVIEGLNEVLLID, encoded by the exons ATGTACAACACCATCCACATCGATGAAAAATGGTTCTATCTTACCAAAACCAATGATAGATACTACCTCCTGCCCGATGAGGAAGAACCACATAGGACATGCAAATCAAAAAGGCATATTGAAAAAATCATGTTTATGTGTGCTGCTGCGAGGCCGATCATTGATGAAGATGGCACAGTCATATTCGATGGAAAGTTAGGCATTTATCCTTTCATAACCACAGAGCCAGCACAAAGGAACTCGAAAAACAGAGTGAAAGGTACGCTGGAAGTTAAGGCAATTGCAGCAATCACTAAGCCCATCATTAGAGACTGCCTTATAAAACAG ATGGTTCCTGACTTCATGGCCAAGTGGCCGAAGACATCAAGCAAGCACATATATATCCAACAAGATAATGCCAAACCACACATTCAAGCAAATGATCCAGAGTTTCAAGCGGTTGCAAATACTAATGGATTTAAATTCCAATTAGTATGCCAGCCAGCTAATTCACCGGATACAAATGTCAACGACCTCGGGTTTTTCAGAGCTATTCAGAGCCTAAAAGATCAAAAACCAGCCAAGAATGTCGAGGAGTTACTAGAGAATGTGAAAGCTGCGTACGAGGAATACCCACCAGAGAAGCTCAACAATGTTTTCCTAACCTTACAAGGCTGCTATCAAGAGATAATCAAGTGTAAGGGTGGGAACAACTACAAGATTCCACATATGAAtaaagaaagattgtccaggcAGGGGATTTTACCACGATGTATTCAAGTTGAAGAATCACTTGTCAAGGAAAGTCTAGAGTTCCTACAGATGGAATCAAGTGAAGAAGGCGAAATTTTAAGGCTTGAAGATGTCATAGAAGGGCTGAATGAAGTGTTACTTATAGACTAG
- the LOC130994671 gene encoding F-box protein PP2-A12-like yields MGSSFSSPAVTGSAIAPSPEPGLGDLPESCVAEVLGHLEPLQICQLAMLNRAFRGASSADSVWESKLPVNYENLIGRVFKQDASFCKGLCKRDIYARLCRANSFDGGSKKVWLDKRTGNICMSVSSNGLAITGIDDRRYWSRIPTEESRFSSFAYLQQIWWFEVDGEIEFPFPAGSYSIFFRLQLGRTHKRFGRRVCSSEHVHGWDKKPVRFQLSTSDGQQATKQCYLKEQGRWIHYHAGDFVVSSSCKSMKVKFSMTQIDCTHTKGGLCVDSVQIFPAEFRGRLQHF; encoded by the exons ATGGGCTCATCATTTTCGTCGCCGGCGGTGACCGGGAGCGCCATAGCCCCGTCGCCGGAGCCAGGGCTGGGGGACTTGCCGGAGAGCTGCGTGGCGGAGGTGCTGGGACACCTCGAGCCGCTACAGATCTGCCAGCTCGCAATGTTGAACCGGGCTTTCCGGGGAGCGTCGTCGGCCGATTCCGTTTGGGAATCGAAGTTGCCGGTTAATTACGAAAATCTGATCGGTAGAGTGTTCAAGCAGGATGCCTCTTTCTGCAAGGGTTTGTGCAAGAGGGATATCTATGCTAGGCTTTGTAGGGCCAATTCGTTCGATGGTGGCTCCAAG AAAGTGTGGTTGGATAAGAGGACAGGCAACATTTGCATGTCGGTGTCTTCAAATGGATTGGCGATAACGGGAATCGATGATAGGAGATATTGGAGCCGTATTCCAACTGAGGAATCAAG GTTCTCCTCATTCGCGTATCTCCAGCAGATATGGTGGTTTGAGGTTGATGGGGAGATTGAGTTCCCGTTCCCAGCAGGGTCGTACAGTATATTCTTCAGATTACAACTGGGACGCACCCATAAGAGGTTTGGTCGTAGGGTTTGCAGCTCGGAGCACGTTCATGGCTGGGATAAAAAACCCGTCCGGTTCCAGCTTTCGACCTCAGATGGTCAGCAAGCAACAAAACAGTGCTACCTGAAGGAGCAAGGGAGGTGGATCCATTACCACGCTGGTGACTTTGTCGTCTCCAGCTCGTGCAAATCGATGAAAGTCAAATTTTCGATGACTCAAATCGATTGCACCCACACCAAAGGTGGGCTGTGTGTAGATTCTGTACAAATATTTCCTGCAGAGTTCAGAGGGAGGTTACAGCATTTTTAA